The segment ACATTAAGAAGCAAGCTAAGGGAAACTGGGACATTAAGGTTGATTCCCAAAATATTGGCTTTAAGAGCCGTGCAAAGGCACGCGGCCGCCTCGAGATCGGCTAAGCCCTTGAGTAAGGTGCAACACGGAGTTTTCGGGGGAGTGCCGATGGTCACACTGATCAATCCACCCAGCAAATCGGCACATGCAGCTAGTTTT is part of the Primulina huaijiensis isolate GDHJ02 unplaced genomic scaffold, ASM1229523v2 C13100716, whole genome shotgun sequence genome and harbors:
- the LOC140965404 gene encoding lipid transfer protein EARLI 1-like, whose translation is KLAACADLLGGLISVTIGTPPKTPCCTLLKGLADLEAAACLCTALKANILGINLNVPVSLSLLLNVCSKKVPPGFQCA